One genomic segment of Helianthus annuus cultivar XRQ/B chromosome 14, HanXRQr2.0-SUNRISE, whole genome shotgun sequence includes these proteins:
- the LOC110907403 gene encoding cyclin-K-like, whose translation MGSLLSSSSSSFHPSFGPLIPDEPQHSHHSHQSHHSHESYQSYHSLHSHSFHHSDSIYSPAQFNPNDYVNDLLGYNPLGPEDHFSQEMEMDDDLDPEMQTGTTGHPISITSGSPFQGSPYRGPNSFQERMANYDLYFTPSYHSSPAQPPLIEPQLQAVSPPPLPVEEPPQQPPQRPPEPPRRRRNVRMSVRGGPRFSSSQGSSSYPPIPEDPQMGGPSNAAPEIDSPPVSYAPPQLPMGFDNPIPTYPGSSGYNPFENPSGYPSDCGTHDPYLTAAEYHHLYPSSYPPVYPTGYPVQGYQYPPYQQPPPPQQQQQTQEILERLDRVEHEARKTKKEHGSFMKGLANLLKGKKK comes from the coding sequence ATGGGGTCACTCCTTTCCAGCTCTTCATCTTCTTTCCATCCATCTTTTGGGCCGCTTATCCCAGACGAGCCCCAACACTCGCACCACTCTCATCAATCCCATCACTCTCACGAATCGTACCAATCATACCATTCGTTGCATTCCCATTCGTTTCAccattcggattctatctactcGCCGGCGCAATTCAACCCGAATGATTATGTTAACGACTTGCTTGGCTACAACCCTTTGGGCCCTGAGGACCACTTTTCTCAGGAAATGGAAATGGACGACGACCTAGATCCGGAGATGCAGACTGGAACAACGGGCCACCCAATAAGCATAACAAGTGGATCTCCATTTCAGGGATCACCATACCGTGGGCCCAATTCGTTTCAAGAGAGGATGGCCAATTATGATTTGTATTTTACTCCCTCATACCATAGCTCTCCAGCTCAACCTCCTTTGATTGAGcctcagcttcaagcagtttcaCCTCCACCACTTCCTGTTGAGGAGCCGCCTCAACAACCACCGCAGCGACCTCCCGAGCCTCCTAGGCGAAGGAGGAATGTGCGCATGTCAGTACGAGGAGGACCTCGTTTTAGTTCTTCTCAGGGTTCGAGTTCTTACCCTCCTATCCCAGAGGACCCCCAAATGGGTGGGCCCTCGAACGCGGCACCGGAGATCGATTCTCCGCCAGTTTCTTATGCACCACCTCAGCTGCCTATGGGTTTCGACAACCCTATCCCGACTTACCCAGGTTCCTCCGGGTATAACCCTTTTGAAAATCCATCGGGATATCCATCGGATTGTGGGACTCATGACCCGTATCTTACAGCTGCGGAATATCATCATCTTTACCCTTCTTCTTACCCTCCAGTTTATCCAACTGGATACCCAGTGCAGGGTTATCAATACCCGCCTTACcagcaacctcctcctccccagcagcagcagcaaactcAGGAAATCCTGGAGAGGTTAGATAGGGTTGAGCATGAGGCCAGAAAAACCAAGAAGGAGCATGGTAGCTTTATGAAGGGCCTTGCAAACCTTCTTAAAGGCAAGAAGAAATAG